ATGCTTGGTAATATTGAACTTCTTGCTAATGTTATAATCAACGATGCGATGAAAGTTTAACCTTTTGCAAAAGTTACTCTCTCGGTGGTGATGAAAGTACAGTCAATGTGTTaatgaaaactgatttttatGTCAATGTTATAACTTAGAGCCACAGAACTACATTTCCTCATCTGACGTTGTATCGCTTTAGCAACCTCTCACCCCACTTAAAGAATCTGCTGTCACTGTTAATTTATCTCTCGACGGTTCTTTTGCACTGTCGCGCAGCATTTTATTCTTCGCGAGGCTACAAAACGGCACTACAAAAGAGTGAGAAAAGATCAAAATATTGTTATGTTGTTTTGTAAGGGACAACAGAACAAATCCATGAacgaaacatcaaaatattttcccagggggtggggggggggggggacgacATAACAACAAGATGAAACTAGCATCATTGTAGTTTAAAAAAGCACGGATGACTTGCTATTTAATAAATTTCAGACTGCCTTTGCAACACGAGTATTCATGACCCAAATACATATAGGAACTAACATTATCATTCCTTCCGGTCGGGTGGCTAATTTCGCAAGAGTCCCTCTTTCGTCGAGTGGCTAATATCGCGGACTTCCCTCTGCGGCCGAGTGGATAATATCGCGGACTTCCCTCCATCGCCGATTTGCTAATGTCGCAAATTTCCCTCTATGTTCGAAGGTCACGAGTTTCTCTGGCTGATTAGCAAATATCGCGGACCTCGCTCCGTGGTCGGTGGCTTATGTCGCGGAATTATCCCCCTATGGTTTAGTGGCTAGTGTCGCGCACTTCCCTCACTTGCTGAGTGGCTGATATCGCGGACTTCCCCTTATGATCGAATGGCTAATGTCGTGAACTTACCTCATTGGCCGAGTGACTATTGCCGTGGATTTCGGATCACATGTTCATAATATctgtgggtttgagccttgctTGGTCCCCATATCACTACCTCCGCCACTTAAAGCTGGTAAATAGTAAAATGCacggaaataaaacaaataagtctTAACCCAGACTTTGAATACACATCAGCCCCTTAAATGCAAGCACGAACATACATGCAACATATGTTTATTCTTTCAGATTATATACCTGTAAATCATTGcttattattatatttacttattgtttcaaTACAATGTGTAGGTATTTCCAGTGTAAAAGTCCAGTTAACAAAACATGATAAGTTCTCTCGAATGTCATTTTCATATGTGTAAACATTTGGGTTTCTCATAGcaattttaatcattttctttGAAAGGCTAGCAACGATTTAAACAATCACAAATACCGGTTATGCGGACGGTACACTACAAGTGCATTTCTATAATAATAGTATCTGAACATTGCTTTGATGAATATTTCTAACAGCCATGATTCATTCATCATGTtcttgaaataatttaaatttgaatttacattTTCGATTTTGATCTTTCTATACCAATTTTTGATTTTAATCTTTCTATACAGCTTATCAATGTTTTGTTTTCGCTGATCTACCAACTCCCAGTCTATCATTTGCCACGTTTCCAACCAAATTAATGTTTCCTTTGGGAAAACACGAATGTACTTTACCGCAGTATCTTTGAGTGTCTCATCTGCTGACGCACTACGTCTAGAGGCTACAAACACTGACAAACTGCGAGATAACAGTATTATAGTCTTTTTTTCGATTTCATCATGTTGATCAATTCTATGACTGGTTGAACAATTTACCAAAACGCGTAATCCTTTTGCAATTATTCTGATGGCTAACAGATCTCTTATTACATCATTCAAATCACAATGGGCATTGGGGATGTTTAGAACATTACTTATTGTATCGAGAACATATCCTATTTCTTGGTAACTATAAGGCAGTGAGCAAGAATCAGTTCCGTCAAATTTGCGTCTACATTCTAAAAGATTGAAAGACAGGCGAAAATGTGATAAACATAAATTTCTATAACACAGCGATAACATTTCTAGCATATCTGTTAAGCAATATGCAGTGCCTTTAATTGGGCCCTGACATACAATTATATGACGTAAAAGAACCGTTTTAAGGTCGTAAAAACTAATGTCTTTGAAACTGTTATCCCTATCCAAATGTAAAACCAGTTTCTTTActagatatttcaaaatcatgtAAGCTAATCTGTGTTCAGATGGTGTTTGTTTGATCATAGATAACTCAGTCTCATGTGTAGATATTCTCCACCCCATCATCGCGCACTTCCCCTGCAAATGTTGGTCACATTTCTTAGGGAACAGAAACATCGGTATATCCTCGGTCATCATGATTATTTCCTCGGTCATCATGGTTTGATTTGCTGAATTATCCTTTGCAGCAATGACTCGCGTTCCATCTAAAATAAGGACAGGGTGAAAGTCAATTTCAATAGATTGTGCTTTATATTTCAGCTgatatttataatcatcatctttaTCAAATGCCATTTGGAATCCCCTATGATATGATTTTGGGGTCCATATGAATAACAGTTTTTGTCCGTTACTGCTTCCCATCCGAAGATTTCCACTATCTGCATACACTGTGCAGAAAGCACAACCGTTTATATTCGAATACTTGTTGGTTCTTCCAAGCGTGAAACCACCGGATGCCCCGTATTGTGGACAGAATTTTTTCTTACATCCTCGATTAACAGAGGTTATGAAGTTTAGGATGAACGTATGCTTTACAAGGTTGCTAAGAAAATCAGTTTGACCGCTGACACTCTCTTTGTCGTTTATATCATATTCTATTGACATTAAACCTGTGCAAGTATCCGAAAGTTTAAATCGCATTTCACCGCAACTGGGCCACGTTTTCAATACTGCAAGATAATCAAATTCTAGTTCAGGTAGGGCGTTATCAATATTTTGTGAAATCCAAAGCCTTGTTTTCTCTGCCATACTCCCACACAAACGGACATGATCCACCTGTATTTCCGGAAATTCCTTTTGCATTGATTTCACAAAGCGATTCATTAAAACATCCACAGCTTTAGTAATGTCCTTAACTACCTCGTTACTCATATCCAAACTAACCTTTTCAATCACGTGTTTGCAAAGGAAATCCATTGCTTTTTGttctaataaatgttttttttagttGATAAAGACTGTGTACTGCATATAATATGTGTTAATCTTGATTGCGAAAATACGCGTAATACTAGTATCATATTACAACTGTCGGGTAGATTAAAGTAATCAATATTGAGTAAACGATAGtttataaaatacttgtttaaactgcGTAAAATATGCTTAGCTCTACTTTTATTGGCCAATGTAGGAAAGACTGGTGAAGATTTCACAATGTCTCACAGCTGTTACTAACTTTACACACGTCTTAAATTGTTCAAGTGCTGTCAAAATCCGTTTAGATTTCACCAGTCATAaccataaatatacattttttggaAGTATTTAAATATACAAGTAAAATGAAGAATCACTACTTTGTACTTTTAGGTTAC
The DNA window shown above is from Mercenaria mercenaria strain notata unplaced genomic scaffold, MADL_Memer_1 contig_2099, whole genome shotgun sequence and carries:
- the LOC123550305 gene encoding uncharacterized protein LOC123550305; the protein is MDFLCKHVIEKVSLDMSNEVVKDITKAVDVLMNRFVKSMQKEFPEIQVDHVRLCGSMAEKTRLWISQNIDNALPELEFDYLAVLKTWPSCGEMRFKLSDTCTGLMSIEYDINDKESVSGQTDFLSNLVKHTFILNFITSVNRGCKKKFCPQYGASGGFTLGRTNKYSNINGCAFCTVYADSGNLRMGSSNGQKLLFIWTPKSYHRGFQMAFDKDDDYKYQLKYKAQSIEIDFHPVLILDGTRVIAAKDNSANQTMMTEEIIMMTEDIPMFLFPKKCDQHLQGKCAMMGWRISTHETELSMIKQTPSEHRLAYMILKYLVKKLVLHLDRDNSFKDISFYDLKTVLLRHIIVCQGPIKGTAYCLTDMLEMLSLCYRNLCLSHFRLSFNLLECRRKFDGTDSCSLPYSYQEIGYVLDTISNVLNIPNAHCDLNDVIRDLLAIRIIAKGLRVLVNCSTSHRIDQHDEIEKKTIILLSRSLSVFVASRRSASADETLKDTAVKYIRVFPKETLIWLETWQMIDWELVDQRKQNIDKLYRKIKIKNWYRKIKIENVNSNLNYFKNMMNESWLLEIFIKAMFRYYYYRNALVVYRPHNRYL